In the Sarcophilus harrisii chromosome 3, mSarHar1.11, whole genome shotgun sequence genome, one interval contains:
- the LOC116422922 gene encoding uncharacterized protein LOC116422922 isoform X1, with protein sequence MAGLARASHSGLLDSPVERAGGRRPARWGRGQLSSPLPFPRPKGQGQKDAGDQGIGREASAPAPALPPEHGVPEKRDAGEVPGLAQPEHRDHSRARVLGTSQPGPEPLQQGPALSEKSFFQPYLTTTARDCRYYPRKELSCPARSFHSQPPSGMLRPKRPLPPEPCAVQPIPRVPHRGALSLTRESYGPFQQSLPRVELSGPVHARRCPSLPSLQALYRTESSRYGSLKPDFV encoded by the exons ATGGCGGGCCTCGCGCGGGCTTCACACAGCGGCCTCTTGGACAGCCCGGTGGAGAGAGCTGGAGGTCGGAGGCCGGCCCGCTGGGGCAGGGGACAGCTCAGCAGCCCCCTCCCCTTTCCGCGGCCTAAAGGGCAG GGTCAGAAGGACGCTGGGGATCAAGGAATTGGCAGAGAAG CTTCAGCTCCGGCCCCGGCGCTACCCCCTGAGCATGGCGTACCAGAAAAGCGAGATGCGGGAGAAGTACCCGGGCTGGCCCAACCTGAGCACCGAGACCATTCCAGGGCCAGAGTTTTGGGAACGAGCCAGCCAG GCCCTGAGCCCCTCCAGCAAGGACCGGCCCTGTCCGAAAAGTCCTTCTTCCAGCCCTATCTGACCACAACGGCCCGGGACTGCCGCTACTACCCGAG GAAGGAGCTGAGCTGCCCGGCCCGGAGCTTCCACAGCCAGCCTCCGTCGGGGATGCTGCGGCCGAAGCGGCCCCTCCCCCCGGAGCCCTGCGCGGTCCAGCCCATCCCGCGCGTCCCCCATCGCGGGGCCTTGTCGCTGACCCGAGAGTCCTACGGGCCCTTCCAGCAGTCGCTGCCCCGGGTTGAGCTCTCCGGCCCGGTGCATGCCCGGCGATGCCCGTCCCTGCCCAGCCTGCAGGCCCTCTACCGGACCGAAAGCTCCCGTTACGGCAGCCTCAAGCCCGACTTTGTCTGA
- the RUVBL2 gene encoding ruvB-like 2 encodes MVGQLAARRAAGVVLGIREERWRAQADRGPAGTAKATPWAWPRPWDPALPLPGESSLEMSKTEALTQAFRRSIGVRIKEETEIIEGEVVEIQIDRPATGTGSKVGKLTLKTTEMETIYDLGTKMIESLTKEKVQAGDVITIDKATGKISKLGPLPLWVPLKLAHPSRTKPFPGPDGELQKRKEVVHTVSLHEIDVINSRTQGFLALFSGDTGEIKSEVREQINAKVAEWREEGKAEIIPGVLFIDEVHMLDIESFSFLNRALESDMAPVLIMATNRGITRIRGTSYQSPHGIPIDLLDRLLIVSTTPYSEKDTKQILRIRCEEEDVEMSEDAYTVLTRIGLETSLRYAIQLITAASLVCRKRKGTEVQVDDIKRVYSLFLDESRSTQYMKEYQDAFLFNELKGETMDTS; translated from the exons ATGGTGGGGCAGCTGGCCGCCCGGCGCGCGGCGGGCGTGGTGCTGGGAATCCGGGAGGAAAGATGGCGGGCGCAGGCTGATCGGGGGCCAGCGGGCACGGCAAAGGCCACGCCATGG GCATGGCCCAGGCCCTGGGACCCTGCCCTACCCTTGCCGGGCGAATCCTCTCTGGAGATGAGCAAGACGGAAGCCCTGACCCAGGCCTTCCGCAGGTCCATCGGGGTTCGGATAAA GGAGGAGACGGAAATCATTGAAGGGGAGGTGGTGGAGATCCAGATCGACCGGCCCGCTACAGGCACT GGCTCCAAGGTGGGGAAGTTGACCCTGAAGACCACAGAGATGGAGACCATCTATGATCTGGGCACCAAGATGATCGAGTCCCTCACCAAGGAGAAGGTCCAAGCAGG AGACGTCATCACCATCGACAAGGCCACGGGGAAGATATCAAAGCTGGGC CCCCTTCCCCTCTGGGTCCCTCTGAAACTTGCCCACCCCTCCCGAACCAAGCCGTTTCCAGGTCCAGACGGGGAGCTTCAGAAGAGGAAGGAGGTTGTGCACACGGTTTCTCTCCACGAGATCGACGTCATCAACTCCCGCACGCAGGGCTTCTTGGCCCTCTTTTCGG GTGACACTGGGGAGATCAAGTCGGAGGTGCGGGAGCAGATCAATGCCAAGGTGGCCGAGTGGCGAGAGGAGGGCAAAGCGGAGATCATCCCGGGG gTGCTCTTCATAGACGAGGTCCACATGCTCGACATCGAGAGCTTCTCCTTCCTCAACCGGGCTCTGGAGAGTGACATGGCCCCCGTGCTCATCATGGCCACCAACAGAGGCATCACTAG GATCCGAGGCACCAGCTACCAGAGCCCCCACGGGATCCCCATCGACCTGCTGGACCGGCTGCTCATCGTCTCTACCACTCCTTACAGTGAGAAGGACACGAAGCAGATTCTCCGGATCCG GTGTGAGGAGGAAGACGTGGAGATGAGCGAAGACGCTTACACGGTGCTGACGCGGATCGGGCTGGAGACCTCTCTGCGCTACGCCATCCAGCTGATCACGGCTGCCAGCCTGGTGTGCCGCAAGCGCAAG GGCACCGAGGTACAGGTGGATGACATTAAGCGGGTGTACTCTCTCTTCCTGGACGAGTCCCGGTCCACGCAGTACATGAAGGAGTACCAGGACGCTTTTCTCTTCAACGAGCTGA AAGGCGAGACCATGGATACCTCCTGA
- the GYS1 gene encoding glycogen [starch] synthase, muscle, protein MGGPHSKPRGGGGRGAGADPPPAPPLPLPPLSGSLPDMNKMLDKEDFTIMKRAIFATQRQSFPPVCTHNMLDDSSDPILTTIRRIGLFNSSADRVKVIFHPEFLSSTSPLLPVDYEEFVRGCHLGVFPSYYEPWGYTPAECTVMGIPSISTNLRARLLLEGTWTPGPVGPGSRGQAADLGPEPPSGPDLLDWKYLGRYYMFARHMALARAFPDHFTYEPHDADATQGFRYPRPASVPPSPSLSRHSSPHQSEGEEEEGEENGSRRLDFKDGERYNEDEEAEKDRRNIRPPDWSRRASAAKRGSVDTAPSSSPSTPSEPLSPASSLGEERN, encoded by the exons ATGGGGGGCCCCCACAGCAAACCCCGGGG gggggggggccggggggcggGGGCTGACCCGCCCCCGGCTCCACCTCTGCCCCTGCCCCCCCTCAGCGGCAGCCTCCCGGACATGAACAAGATGCTGGACAAGGAGGACTTCACCATAATGAAGAGGGCCATCTTTGCCACGCAG CGGCAGTCCTTCCCCCCCGTGTGCACCCACAACATGCTGGACGACTCCTCGGACCCCATCCTCACCACCATCCGCCGGATCGGCCTCTTCAACAGCAGCGCCGACCGCGTCAAG gTGATCTTCCACCCCGAATTCCTCTCCTCCACCAGCCCCTTGCTCCCAGTGGACTATGAAGAGTTTGTGCGGGGCTGCCACCTGGGGGTCTTCCCCTCCTACTATGAGCCCTGGGGCTACACACCTG CGGAGTGCACGGTCATGGGCATCCCCAGCATCTCCACCAACCTCCGGGCCCGGCTGCTTCTGGAGGGCACATGGACCCCCGGCCCGGTGGGTCCTGGCAG CAGAGGCCAGGCAGCGGATTTGGGCCCGGAACCGCCCAGCGGCCCGGATCTGCTGGACTGGAAGTACCTGGGCCGG TATTACATGTTTGCCCGCCACATGGCCCTGGCCAGGGCCTTCCCAGACCACTTCACCTACGAGCCCCATGACGCCGATGCT ACCCAGGGCTTCCGGTACCCTCGGCCGGCTTCCGTGCCTCCGTCCCCTTCGCTGTCCCGCCACTCCAGCCCCCACCAGagtgaaggggaggaagaagaaggggaggagaacgGATCCCGCAGGTTGGACTTCAAGGATGGGGAGCGCTACAACGAGGACGAGGAAGCCGAGAAGGACCGCAGGAACATCCGCCCTCCCGACTGGTCCCGGCGGGCCTCGGCTGCCAAGCGGGGCTCTGTGGATACGGCCCCTTCCAGTTCTCCCAGCACCCCCAGCGAGCCCCTCAGCCCTGCCAGCTCCCTGGGCGAGGAACGCAACTGA
- the LHB gene encoding lutropin subunit beta has product MCQPSSDLGCAHLHLPRGLVSRLRRREREPVALPPPLPGAYKELTLLLLLLLLEGAGAGPLRPLCRPPASWPEAHALCHLHHHHLRHAPAWEVRVLPAALPPGPQLVCTYRELSFSSIRLPGCPPGVDPIFSFPVALSCSCGSCRLSHSDCGGPRARPHLCTRPHLSLRLL; this is encoded by the exons ATGTGCCAGCCTTCCAGTGACCTTGGCTGCGCCCACCTCCACCTGCCCAGGGGATTAGTGTCCAGGTTACGCAGGCGGGAGCGAGAGCCCGTGGCCTTGCCGCCCCCACTACCCGGGGCCTATAAG GAGCTaacactgctgctgctgctgctactgctggaGGGAGCGGGAGCCGGCCCCCTCCGCCCCCTGTGCAGACCCCCTGCCAGCTGGCCTGAGGCGCACGCCCTGTGCCACCTTCACCACCACCACTTGCGGCACGCCCCAGCATGGGAG GTGCGGGTCCTGCCAGCAGCTCTGCCCCCTGGCCCTCAGCTGGTCTGCACCTACAGAGAGCTGAGCTTCTCCTCCATCCGCCTGCCTGGCTGCCCCCCCGGCGTGGACCCCATCTTCTCCTTCCCCGTGGCCCTGAGCTGCAGCTGTGGATCCTGCCGCCTGAGCCACTCCGACTGTGGGGGCCCAAGGGCCCGACCCCACCTTTGCACCCGGCCCCATCTCAGCCTCCGCCTCCTCTAG
- the KCNA7 gene encoding potassium voltage-gated channel subfamily A member 7 isoform X1 gives MEADPCGCCERLVLNVAGLRFETRARTLGRYPDTLLGDPGRRRAFYDPTRGEFFLDRHRPSFDAILHYYQSGGRLRRPAHVPLDVFLDEVAFYELGAEALAKLREDEGFAAEPERLLPRRPFARQLWLLFEFPESSAAARIVAVVSVLVILVSIVVFCLETLPDFRDERDSQPGGSSGPLLPSVRSNGSQPVSPPPPRATFDDPFFLVETLCICWFSFEFLVRLGASPSKTAFFKNVMNLIDFVAILPYFVALGTELARQRGVGQPAMSLAILRVIRLVRVFRIFKLSRHSKGLQILGQTLRASMRELGLLIFFLFIGVVLFSSAVYFAEVDGPPESGFTSIPASFWWAVVTMTTVGYGDMAPTTMGGKIVGSLCAIAGVLTISLPVPVIVSNFSYFYHRETEGEDTGRYRHVATQPCCPPETPEGKANGLVGGSGKHLVTEV, from the exons ATGGAGGCCGACCCGTGCGGCTGCTGCGAGCGGCTGGTGCTGAACGTGGCGGGGCTGCGCTTCGAGACGCGCGCTCGGACCCTGGGCCGCTACCCCGACACGCTGCTGGGCGACCCCGGCCGCCGGCGCGCCTTCTACGACCCGACCCGCGGCGAGTTCTTCCTGGACCGCCACCGGCCCAGCTTCGACGCCATCCTGCACTACTACCAGTCGGGCGGGCGGCTGCGGCGGCCGGCGCACGTCCCCCTGGACGTCTTCCTGGACGAGGTGGCCTTCTACGAGCTGGGCGCCGAGGCGCTGGCCAAGCTCCGCGAGGACGAGGGCTTCGCGGCCGAGCCCGAGCGCCTGCTGCCCCGGCGGCCCTTCGCGCGCCAGCTCTGGCTGCTCTTCGAGTTCCCCGAGAGCTCGGCCGCCGCCCGCATCGTGGCCGTGGTCTCCGTGCTCGTCATCCTGGTGTCCATCGTGGTGTTCTGCCTGGAGACCCTCCCCGACTTCCGAGACGAGCGCGACAGCCAGCCCGGGGGC TCCTCCGGACCGCTG CTCCCATCAGTTCGGTCCAATGGATCCCAGCCAGTGTCTCCTCCACCACCGAGGGCCACATTTGATGACCCTTTCTTCCTGGTGGAAACCCTGTGCATCTGCTGGTTCTCCTTCGAGTTCTTGGTGCGTCTGGGTGCCAGCCCGAGCAAGACGGCCTTCTTCAAGAATGTCATGAACCTTATTGACTTTGTGGCCATCCTGCCCTACTTTGTGGCCCTGGGCACAGAGCTGGCCCGGCAACGGGGTGTGGGTCAGCCCGCCATGTCCCTGGCCATCCTGCGGGTCATCCGCCTGGTCCGAGTGTTCCGCATCTTCAAGCTGTCCCGCCACTCCAAGGGCTTGCAGATCCTAGGCCAGACACTGCGGGCATCCATGCGGGAGCTGGGCctgctcattttcttcctcttcatcggGGTCGTCCTGTTCTCCAGCGCGGTTTACTTTGCTGAGGTCGACGGGCCCCCCGAATCGGGCTTCACCAGCATCCCTGCCTCCTTCTGGTGGGCTGTGGTGACCATGACAACCGTGGGTTACGGGGACATGGCGCCCACCACCATGGGTGGCAAGATCGTGGGCTCCCTCTGCGCCATTGCCGGCGTCCTCACGATCTCCCTGCCCGTGCCCGTCATTGTCTCCAACTTCAGCTATTTCTACCACCgggaaacagagggagaagacACTGGGAGATACCGGCATGTGGCTACCCAGCCCTGCTGCCCTCCGGAGACCCCTGAGGGCAAAGCTAACGGGCTAGTCGGGGGCAGTGGGAAGCACTTGGTCACAGAAGTGTGA
- the KCNA7 gene encoding potassium voltage-gated channel subfamily A member 7 isoform X2, whose translation MEADPCGCCERLVLNVAGLRFETRARTLGRYPDTLLGDPGRRRAFYDPTRGEFFLDRHRPSFDAILHYYQSGGRLRRPAHVPLDVFLDEVAFYELGAEALAKLREDEGFAAEPERLLPRRPFARQLWLLFEFPESSAAARIVAVVSVLVILVSIVVFCLETLPDFRDERDSQGTAPSRLTPSLLQLPSVRSNGSQPVSPPPPRATFDDPFFLVETLCICWFSFEFLVRLGASPSKTAFFKNVMNLIDFVAILPYFVALGTELARQRGVGQPAMSLAILRVIRLVRVFRIFKLSRHSKGLQILGQTLRASMRELGLLIFFLFIGVVLFSSAVYFAEVDGPPESGFTSIPASFWWAVVTMTTVGYGDMAPTTMGGKIVGSLCAIAGVLTISLPVPVIVSNFSYFYHRETEGEDTGRYRHVATQPCCPPETPEGKANGLVGGSGKHLVTEV comes from the exons ATGGAGGCCGACCCGTGCGGCTGCTGCGAGCGGCTGGTGCTGAACGTGGCGGGGCTGCGCTTCGAGACGCGCGCTCGGACCCTGGGCCGCTACCCCGACACGCTGCTGGGCGACCCCGGCCGCCGGCGCGCCTTCTACGACCCGACCCGCGGCGAGTTCTTCCTGGACCGCCACCGGCCCAGCTTCGACGCCATCCTGCACTACTACCAGTCGGGCGGGCGGCTGCGGCGGCCGGCGCACGTCCCCCTGGACGTCTTCCTGGACGAGGTGGCCTTCTACGAGCTGGGCGCCGAGGCGCTGGCCAAGCTCCGCGAGGACGAGGGCTTCGCGGCCGAGCCCGAGCGCCTGCTGCCCCGGCGGCCCTTCGCGCGCCAGCTCTGGCTGCTCTTCGAGTTCCCCGAGAGCTCGGCCGCCGCCCGCATCGTGGCCGTGGTCTCCGTGCTCGTCATCCTGGTGTCCATCGTGGTGTTCTGCCTGGAGACCCTCCCCGACTTCCGAGACGAGCGCGACAGCCA gggaacggCACCTTCTCGACTAACCCCCTCCCTCCTACAGCTCCCATCAGTTCGGTCCAATGGATCCCAGCCAGTGTCTCCTCCACCACCGAGGGCCACATTTGATGACCCTTTCTTCCTGGTGGAAACCCTGTGCATCTGCTGGTTCTCCTTCGAGTTCTTGGTGCGTCTGGGTGCCAGCCCGAGCAAGACGGCCTTCTTCAAGAATGTCATGAACCTTATTGACTTTGTGGCCATCCTGCCCTACTTTGTGGCCCTGGGCACAGAGCTGGCCCGGCAACGGGGTGTGGGTCAGCCCGCCATGTCCCTGGCCATCCTGCGGGTCATCCGCCTGGTCCGAGTGTTCCGCATCTTCAAGCTGTCCCGCCACTCCAAGGGCTTGCAGATCCTAGGCCAGACACTGCGGGCATCCATGCGGGAGCTGGGCctgctcattttcttcctcttcatcggGGTCGTCCTGTTCTCCAGCGCGGTTTACTTTGCTGAGGTCGACGGGCCCCCCGAATCGGGCTTCACCAGCATCCCTGCCTCCTTCTGGTGGGCTGTGGTGACCATGACAACCGTGGGTTACGGGGACATGGCGCCCACCACCATGGGTGGCAAGATCGTGGGCTCCCTCTGCGCCATTGCCGGCGTCCTCACGATCTCCCTGCCCGTGCCCGTCATTGTCTCCAACTTCAGCTATTTCTACCACCgggaaacagagggagaagacACTGGGAGATACCGGCATGTGGCTACCCAGCCCTGCTGCCCTCCGGAGACCCCTGAGGGCAAAGCTAACGGGCTAGTCGGGGGCAGTGGGAAGCACTTGGTCACAGAAGTGTGA
- the KCNA7 gene encoding potassium voltage-gated channel subfamily A member 7 isoform X3, whose protein sequence is MEADPCGCCERLVLNVAGLRFETRARTLGRYPDTLLGDPGRRRAFYDPTRGEFFLDRHRPSFDAILHYYQSGGRLRRPAHVPLDVFLDEVAFYELGAEALAKLREDEGFAAEPERLLPRRPFARQLWLLFEFPESSAAARIVAVVSVLVILVSIVVFCLETLPDFRDERDSQTLVHSPLLGGRGTAPSRLTPSLLQLPSVRSNGSQPVSPPPPRATFDDPFFLVETLCICWFSFEFLVRLGASPSKTAFFKNVMNLIDFVAILPYFVALGTELARQRGVGQPAMSLAILRVIRLVRVFRIFKLSRHSKGLQILGQTLRASMRELGLLIFFLFIGVVLFSSAVYFAEVDGPPESGFTSIPASFWWAVVTMTTVGYGDMAPTTMGGKIVGSLCAIAGVLTISLPVPVIVSNFSYFYHRETEGEDTGRYRHVATQPCCPPETPEGKANGLVGGSGKHLVTEV, encoded by the exons ATGGAGGCCGACCCGTGCGGCTGCTGCGAGCGGCTGGTGCTGAACGTGGCGGGGCTGCGCTTCGAGACGCGCGCTCGGACCCTGGGCCGCTACCCCGACACGCTGCTGGGCGACCCCGGCCGCCGGCGCGCCTTCTACGACCCGACCCGCGGCGAGTTCTTCCTGGACCGCCACCGGCCCAGCTTCGACGCCATCCTGCACTACTACCAGTCGGGCGGGCGGCTGCGGCGGCCGGCGCACGTCCCCCTGGACGTCTTCCTGGACGAGGTGGCCTTCTACGAGCTGGGCGCCGAGGCGCTGGCCAAGCTCCGCGAGGACGAGGGCTTCGCGGCCGAGCCCGAGCGCCTGCTGCCCCGGCGGCCCTTCGCGCGCCAGCTCTGGCTGCTCTTCGAGTTCCCCGAGAGCTCGGCCGCCGCCCGCATCGTGGCCGTGGTCTCCGTGCTCGTCATCCTGGTGTCCATCGTGGTGTTCTGCCTGGAGACCCTCCCCGACTTCCGAGACGAGCGCGACAGCCA AACTCTTGTTCACTCCCctcttttgggggggaggggaacggCACCTTCTCGACTAACCCCCTCCCTCCTACAGCTCCCATCAGTTCGGTCCAATGGATCCCAGCCAGTGTCTCCTCCACCACCGAGGGCCACATTTGATGACCCTTTCTTCCTGGTGGAAACCCTGTGCATCTGCTGGTTCTCCTTCGAGTTCTTGGTGCGTCTGGGTGCCAGCCCGAGCAAGACGGCCTTCTTCAAGAATGTCATGAACCTTATTGACTTTGTGGCCATCCTGCCCTACTTTGTGGCCCTGGGCACAGAGCTGGCCCGGCAACGGGGTGTGGGTCAGCCCGCCATGTCCCTGGCCATCCTGCGGGTCATCCGCCTGGTCCGAGTGTTCCGCATCTTCAAGCTGTCCCGCCACTCCAAGGGCTTGCAGATCCTAGGCCAGACACTGCGGGCATCCATGCGGGAGCTGGGCctgctcattttcttcctcttcatcggGGTCGTCCTGTTCTCCAGCGCGGTTTACTTTGCTGAGGTCGACGGGCCCCCCGAATCGGGCTTCACCAGCATCCCTGCCTCCTTCTGGTGGGCTGTGGTGACCATGACAACCGTGGGTTACGGGGACATGGCGCCCACCACCATGGGTGGCAAGATCGTGGGCTCCCTCTGCGCCATTGCCGGCGTCCTCACGATCTCCCTGCCCGTGCCCGTCATTGTCTCCAACTTCAGCTATTTCTACCACCgggaaacagagggagaagacACTGGGAGATACCGGCATGTGGCTACCCAGCCCTGCTGCCCTCCGGAGACCCCTGAGGGCAAAGCTAACGGGCTAGTCGGGGGCAGTGGGAAGCACTTGGTCACAGAAGTGTGA
- the NTF4 gene encoding neurotrophin-4: MPVDLNPRLRVLFAATPPDGRGQPSARPLSRERAAPRSPAPGSSGRGAPSPGGRPNWVRPARVPEGAGAGPGRPGPPGALEVARALSPPSSCPPPPGRQLQVVLPPSLSRDGREEGAPGDPDEGPSEPRSPRPRVQEEVALRRLVATEMLLPSRAPQGWLSLSLLWGLLRVAPQELPPLPPFPGPEWDLLSPRVALSRGAPSGPPLLFVLEASLAAAPANRSRREAGVGAGAGRRGELAVCDAVSGWVTDRRTAVDLRGREVEVLGEVPAAGGGPLRQYFFETRCKAAGGPEGGGGCRGVDRRHWVSECKAKQSYVRALTADGQGRVGWRWIRIDTACVCTLLSRATAGGRA; this comes from the exons ATGCCGGTTGACTTGAACCCGCGGCTCCGTGTGCTGTTTGCG GCCACTCCCCCCGATGGGCGGGGCCAGCCCAGCGCCCGCCCCCTGTCCCGGGAGCGGGCCGCGCCGCGGAGCCCGGCGCCAGGGAGCAGCGGCCGCGGAGCCCCGAGCCCAGGCGGGCGTCCCAA CTGGGTCAGGCCCGCCCGGGTCCCAGAGGGGGCGGGGGCCGGGCCCGGACGCCCGGGTCCTCCGGGAGCGCTGGAAGTGGCCCGCGCCCTCTCTCCGCCTTCCTCCTGCCCGCCCCCGCCCGGGCGGCAGCTCCAG GTGGTCctgcccccctccctctcccGGGATGGCCGGGAGGAGGGGGCCCCCGGAGACCCTGACGAGGGACCCTCAGAGCCCCGGAGCCCCCGGCCCAGGGTCCAGGAGGAGGTGGCCCTGAGAAGGCTG GTGGCCACAGAGATGCTTCTCCCATCCCGCGCGCCCCAGGGCtggctctccctctctcttctctggggGCTGCTTCGCGTGGCCCCCCAGGAGCTCCCGCCGCTGCCCCCGTTCCCGGGCCCTGAGTGGGACCTGCTGTCCCCACGGGTGGCCCTGTCCCGAGGGGCCCCCTCCGGGCCCCCGCTGCTCTTTGTCCTGGAAGCCTCCCTGGCGGCAGCCCCCGCCAACCGGAGCCGGCGGGAGGCCGGCGTGGGAGCGGGGGCCGGCCGGCGGGGCGAGCTGGCCGTGTGCGACGCCGTCAGCGGCTGGGTGACCGACCGTCGCACGGCCGTGGACCTTCGAGGCCGCGAGGTGGAGGTCCTGGGGGAGGTGCCCGCGGCAGGGGGGGGGCCCCTGCGGCAGTACTTTTTCGAGACCCGATGCAAAGCGGCGGGGGGCCCTGAAGGCGGGGGCGGCTGCCGGGGGGTGGACCGCAGACACTGGGTGTCCGAATGTAAAGCCAAGCAGTCCTACGTTCGGGCGCTGACCGCCGATGGGCAGGGGCGGGTGGGCTGGAGGTGGATCCGCATCGACACGGCCTGTGTGTGCACCCTGCTCAGCCGGGCCACAGCGGGGGGGCGCGCCTGA
- the LOC116422922 gene encoding uncharacterized protein LOC116422922 isoform X2, with translation MAGLARASHSGLLDSPVERAGGRRPARWGRGQLSSPLPFPRPKGQPWVRDSLPPEAKCDSLILDLDEGFSRWETSSGAAHGPKPHGGVYAQPEHPLSSRVRRTLGIKELAEKLQLRPRRYPLSMAYQKSEMREKYPGWPNLSTETIPGPEFWERASQALSPSSKDRPCPKSPSSSPI, from the exons ATGGCGGGCCTCGCGCGGGCTTCACACAGCGGCCTCTTGGACAGCCCGGTGGAGAGAGCTGGAGGTCGGAGGCCGGCCCGCTGGGGCAGGGGACAGCTCAGCAGCCCCCTCCCCTTTCCGCGGCCTAAAGGGCAG CCCTGGGTCCGGGACAGCCTTCCCCCCGAGGCCAAGTGTGACTCCCTTATCTTGGACCTCGACGAGGGCTTCAGTCGCTGGGAGACGTCCTCAGGGGCGGCGCACGGCCCCAAGCCTCACGGCGGGGTGTACGCGCAGCCCGAGCACCCGCTCTCCTCCAGGGTCAGAAGGACGCTGGGGATCAAGGAATTGGCAGAGAAG CTTCAGCTCCGGCCCCGGCGCTACCCCCTGAGCATGGCGTACCAGAAAAGCGAGATGCGGGAGAAGTACCCGGGCTGGCCCAACCTGAGCACCGAGACCATTCCAGGGCCAGAGTTTTGGGAACGAGCCAGCCAG GCCCTGAGCCCCTCCAGCAAGGACCGGCCCTGTCCGAAAAGTCCTTCTTCCAGCCCTATCTGA
- the BAX gene encoding apoptosis regulator BAX: MRGSAGEAVLRRHVRGLLTQAGVSRDGGGAAPGSPRHVTGRRAGRGKGLFSASRARPARGGGGGGGGPAMDGSGEQPRAGGDPAATSSEQIMRTGAVLLQGFIQDRAGRVAGGAPELVLESMGDSTPLPSDPRTKRLTECLRRIGDELDSNMELQRMIAAVETDSPREVFFRVAAEMFSDGNFNWGRVVALFYFASKLVLKALCTKVPELIRTIMGWTLDFLRERLLTWIQEQGGWDGLLSYFGTPTWQTVTIFVAGILTASLTIWKMS; encoded by the exons ATGCGCGGGAGCGCGGGGGAGGCGGTGCTCCGCAGACACGTGCGAGGTTTGCTTACCCAGGCGGGAGTCTCACGTGACGGGGGCGGGGCGGCGCCCGGATCGCCGCGTCACGTGACGGGGCGGCGCGCGGGGCGGGGCAAAGGGCTCTTCTCCGCCTCCCGGGCGCGCCCGGCcagaggaggcggcggcggcggcggcggcccagCGATGGACGGCTCCGGGGAGCAGCCTCGGGCCGGGGGCGATCCGG CGGCCACGAGCAGCGAGCAGATCATGAGGACCGGGGCCGTGCTGCTGCAGGG gtTCATCCAGGACCGCGCGGGCCGGGTGGCGGGCGGCGCCCCCGAACTGGTCCTGGAGTCCATGGGGGACTCGACGCCGCTGCCCTCGGACCCCCGGACCAAGCGGCTGACCGAGTGCCTGCGCAGGATCGGGGACGAGCTGGACAGCAACATGGAGCTGCAGAG GATGATCGCCGCGGTGGAGACGGACTCCCCCCGAGAGGTCTTCTTCCGAGTGGCGGCCGAGATGTTCTCCGACGGCAACTTCAACTGGGGCCGGGTCGTGGCTCTCTTCTACTTCGCCAGCAAGCTGGTGCTCAAG gcgCTTTGCACCAAGGTACCAGAGCTGATCCGAACCATCATGGGCTGGACCCTTGACTTCCTGAGAGAACGGCTGCTCACCTGGATCCAGGAGCAGGGTGGCTGG GATGGCCTCCTCTCTTACTTTGGGACACCAACCTGGCAGACAGTGACCATCTTCGTGGCTGGCATCCTCACAGCTTCGCTTACCATCTGGAAGATGTCCTAG
- the FTL gene encoding ferritin light chain, which translates to MSSSSQIRQNFSSEAEAALNRLANLYLQASYSYLSLGFYFDRDDVALGRVSHFFRELSKDKREGAERLMKLQNQRGGRVLLQAVQKPAQDEWGRSLEAMEAALNLEKGLNQALLKLHALGSSQGDPQLCDFLESHYLGEEVKLMKRLGNHLTTLRHLQADPQAGLGEYLFERLSLKQD; encoded by the exons ATGAGCTCCAGCTCCCAGATCCGCCAGAACTTCTCCTCCGAGGCCGAGGCCGCGCTCAACCGGCTGGCCAACCTCTACCTGCAGGCGTCCTACTCCTACCTGTCCCTG GGTTTCTATTTCGACCGGGACGATGTCGCCTTGGGGAGGGTGTCGCATTTCTTCCGGGAGTTGTCGAAGGATAAGCGCGAGGGCGCCGAGCGCCTCATGAAGCTCCAGAACCAGCGCGGGGGCCGGGTTCTCCTTCAGGCTGTGCAG aaACCTGCCCAAGATGAGTGGGGCCGAAGTTTGGAGGCCATGGAGGCTGCCCTGAACCTGGAGAAGGGTCTGAACCAGGCCCTCCTGAAGCTGCACGCCCTGGGCTCGAGCCAAGGGGACCCTCAA CTCTGCGACTTTCTGGAGAGCCACTACCTGGGCGAAGAGGTGAAGCTGATGAAGCGCCTGGGCAACCACCTGACCACCCTGCGCCACCTGCAGGCCGACCCCCAGGCTGGACTGGGCGAATACCTCTTTGAAAGGCTGAGCCTGAAGCAGGACTAG